The following are encoded together in the Armatimonadota bacterium genome:
- the galT gene encoding galactose-1-phosphate uridylyltransferase, protein MPELRRDVVSGRWVIIATERAARPTDFTKSREAVLEDRERCPFCYGRESRTPPEIFAIRPDGTAPDTPGWQVRVVPNKFPALRIEGEVNPDGGPLAEHMDGVGAHEVIIETPDHDAHLGLLSADQVATVLRAYRERYVDLSRDPRFQYALLFRNHGRSAGASLSHPHSQLIALPVLPRRAEEELEVARTYFAEHARCLYCDVVARELRDGGRIVLANEQFVAYEPYASRFPFETWVVPRFHQASFGDLADDHLLPMAEALGATLHKLHAALDNPPYNFILHTAPYKLLPRHYYHWHIEIMPRLTHVAGFEWGTGFYINVVPPEHAARYLREAPARVSATEVAGPPKEPLRVHGEVGGR, encoded by the coding sequence GTGCCCGAGTTGCGACGTGATGTCGTCTCCGGCCGCTGGGTGATCATCGCCACCGAGCGGGCCGCCAGGCCCACGGACTTCACGAAGTCGCGGGAGGCGGTGCTGGAGGACCGTGAGCGATGCCCGTTCTGCTACGGTCGCGAGAGCCGGACGCCGCCGGAGATTTTCGCGATCCGGCCCGACGGGACCGCTCCTGATACCCCCGGCTGGCAGGTACGCGTGGTGCCCAACAAGTTCCCCGCACTGCGCATCGAAGGCGAGGTGAACCCCGACGGCGGTCCCCTCGCCGAGCACATGGACGGCGTGGGAGCCCACGAGGTCATCATCGAGACTCCTGACCACGATGCCCACCTCGGGCTGCTGTCGGCAGACCAGGTGGCAACGGTGCTGCGCGCATATCGGGAGCGCTACGTCGACCTCAGCCGCGATCCCCGCTTCCAGTACGCGTTGCTGTTCCGCAACCACGGCCGGTCGGCCGGCGCGAGCCTTTCCCATCCTCATTCGCAGCTGATCGCCCTGCCGGTGCTGCCGCGCCGGGCCGAAGAGGAGCTGGAAGTGGCGCGCACCTACTTCGCCGAGCACGCGCGCTGCCTGTACTGCGACGTCGTCGCGAGGGAGCTACGCGACGGAGGGCGCATCGTGCTCGCCAACGAGCAGTTCGTCGCCTACGAGCCCTACGCGTCTCGGTTCCCGTTCGAGACGTGGGTCGTCCCGAGGTTCCACCAGGCGTCGTTCGGTGATCTTGCCGACGACCATCTCCTGCCGATGGCCGAGGCTCTGGGTGCGACGCTGCACAAGTTGCACGCGGCGCTGGACAACCCGCCCTACAACTTCATCCTCCACACCGCACCGTACAAGCTCCTGCCCAGGCACTACTACCACTGGCACATCGAGATCATGCCCAGGCTGACCCACGTAGCGGGCTTCGAATGGGGAACCGGCTTCTACATTAACGTGGTGCCGCCAGAGCACGCGGCGCGCTACCTACGCGAAGCCCCGGCGCGCGTGTCGGCAACGGAGGTGGCCGGGCCGCCCAAGGAGCCCCTCCGGGTGCACGGGGAGGTCGGCGGGAGATGA